One window of Cumulibacter soli genomic DNA carries:
- a CDS encoding ABC transporter ATP-binding protein gives MNEATVTEVPSRDATELLSLENVSVEFRVSRRERVHAVTDVSLSLSANETLGVIGESGSGKSTLARAVMGLAPIAGGTIEVAGDRSVPRSAGTRRDRAAQVQMIFQDTLDALDPRLSARESIAEPLIVAGGYSRAQIATRVADTIELVGLSPSHAQSRPHELSGGQRQRVNIARALVLDPSVLICDEAVSALDVSIQADILNLLMRIQRLRGTSYLFVSHDISVVARVCDRIAVMYLGRIVETGRTEDVVRNPLHPYTEALLSAEPLAVPSRFRPRDRIVLKGELPSPLNPPSGCHFRTRCRFATELCKTVPPTVVDPESGRATTCHFAGELTLQSRR, from the coding sequence ATGAATGAAGCGACTGTCACGGAGGTACCCAGCAGGGACGCGACGGAGCTGCTCTCCCTGGAGAACGTATCGGTCGAGTTCCGAGTCTCACGACGTGAACGGGTACACGCCGTAACGGATGTGTCTCTCTCACTCAGTGCGAACGAGACGCTCGGCGTCATCGGGGAATCGGGCTCCGGAAAGTCCACTCTCGCCAGGGCCGTCATGGGGTTGGCGCCTATCGCAGGGGGAACGATCGAGGTCGCGGGCGACCGATCGGTTCCGCGTTCAGCCGGAACACGCCGGGACCGCGCAGCACAGGTTCAGATGATCTTCCAGGACACTCTCGATGCGCTGGATCCGCGACTATCTGCTCGAGAGTCCATCGCCGAGCCACTGATTGTTGCCGGAGGTTACTCGCGCGCACAGATCGCGACCCGTGTCGCAGACACGATCGAACTGGTCGGGCTTAGCCCTTCGCATGCGCAAAGTCGACCTCACGAACTGTCCGGCGGACAGCGGCAACGAGTCAACATCGCTCGCGCGTTGGTACTGGACCCATCAGTGCTGATCTGCGACGAGGCGGTGTCGGCTCTGGATGTCTCGATTCAAGCAGACATTCTCAACCTCCTTATGCGAATCCAAAGGCTCCGCGGCACGTCATACCTGTTCGTTTCGCATGACATCAGCGTCGTTGCCCGGGTGTGCGACCGCATCGCAGTCATGTATCTCGGACGGATTGTCGAAACTGGGCGCACCGAGGACGTTGTCCGCAATCCTTTGCACCCCTACACGGAAGCGCTGCTATCCGCAGAGCCGTTGGCCGTGCCGTCTCGTTTCCGGCCTCGCGACCGGATCGTGCTGAAGGGAGAACTGCCCAGTCCATTGAATCCGCCATCCGGATGTCATTTCCGTACTCGTTGCCGGTTCGCCACCGAACTGTGCAAGACGGTGCCGCCCACCGTTGTCGACCCGGAGTCGGGTCGAGCCACGACTTGCCATTTCGCCGGCGAGTTGACGCTGCAGTCCCGCCGATAG